In Deltaproteobacteria bacterium, one genomic interval encodes:
- the pspF gene encoding phage shock protein operon transcriptional activator, which produces MPESYTEPLGQSNAFLDFQETLSRAANVDRPILLIGERGTGKELAAAKLHYLSQRWRGPLVALNCAALAPTLLESELFGHEEGAFTGAHQRRTGRFEAATEGTLFLDEIAQTPTEVQEKILRVVEYGSFERVGSSQPVQVDTRIIGATNADLPSLARQGGFKLDLLDRLSFDVLFVPPLRRRGEDILLLANHFAARMAHELGREALPQFSRRAVAQMESYAWPGNVRELRNVVERAVYRSYTATIDELVFDPFVSPFGTGASEGIEAPAPVPAPPARVPEEPDRSLEEAVRELEVRMIRESLAEARYNQRDAARALGLTYHQFRGRWRKYRDELAAEDD; this is translated from the coding sequence ATGCCCGAATCCTACACGGAGCCGCTGGGACAGTCCAACGCCTTTCTGGACTTTCAGGAAACGCTGTCCCGTGCCGCCAACGTCGATCGTCCGATCCTGTTGATCGGTGAACGCGGTACCGGCAAGGAACTGGCCGCGGCCAAGCTGCACTATCTGTCACAGCGTTGGCGCGGGCCGCTCGTTGCCCTGAACTGCGCGGCGTTGGCGCCGACGCTGCTGGAGTCGGAGCTGTTCGGCCACGAGGAGGGCGCTTTCACCGGCGCGCATCAACGGCGCACCGGACGCTTCGAGGCGGCAACGGAGGGGACCCTCTTCCTGGATGAAATCGCTCAGACCCCCACGGAGGTCCAGGAGAAGATCCTTCGGGTGGTGGAGTACGGCAGTTTCGAAAGGGTGGGATCTTCGCAACCGGTCCAAGTGGACACGAGAATCATCGGCGCGACCAACGCGGACCTGCCCTCGCTGGCCCGCCAGGGCGGTTTCAAGCTTGACCTGCTCGACAGGCTGTCGTTCGACGTCCTCTTCGTACCACCGTTGCGCCGTCGCGGAGAGGACATCCTGTTGCTGGCCAACCACTTTGCCGCGCGCATGGCGCATGAGCTGGGCCGGGAGGCTCTCCCCCAATTCAGCCGTCGCGCGGTGGCGCAAATGGAGAGCTACGCCTGGCCCGGCAACGTGCGAGAGCTCAGGAACGTGGTGGAGCGCGCGGTGTATCGCTCCTATACGGCCACCATCGACGAGCTCGTCTTCGATCCTTTCGTTTCGCCTTTCGGCACGGGCGCGAGCGAGGGCATCGAGGCGCCGGCGCCGGTGCCGGCCCCCCCGGCGCGGGTCCCCGAAGAGCCGGACAGGTCTCTCGAGGAGGCGGTGAGAGAGCTGGAGGTGCGAATGATCCGCGAGAGCCTTGCGGAGGCGCGCTACAACCAGCGCGACGCGGCAAGGGCGCTCGGTCTGACCTACCATCAGTTCCGGGGCCGGTGGCGAAAGTACCGCGACGAGTTGGCCGCCGAGGATGACTGA